TATGAGTAATCAATAAAAGGAATCTAAATGGCAGATTGCAAGAATCATCCGAACACCGCATGTTTCTGAAAGACTTTTCGTGGTGATTGCCAGTTGAGCGTTTTCATTGGCCTGGCATTAATCCAATGATTAATTTGATCTAATTCTTTCTGACTGATGGTTTCAATTTTGCGTTCTTTTGGGATAAAACGACGGACATATCGATTTAGCACTTCATTACTACCACGTTCTTCTGGTGAATATGGGTGTGCAAAATACATCGGTATGCCTAGCTGTTCTTCTATTTCATCATATTTTGCAAACTCTCGACCGTGATCAACTGTAATTGATTTAGCATTTTTTATACCCTTGAAAAACCTAATAATAGCTGGTGTCACTGCCTGACTATTGCGCCCACTGACATGTCTCATGATATGTTGTCGACTCAATCGTTCTGTGATGGTCACTAAAACATCGCCACGTGTTTTACCAGATTGCATCGTATCAACTTCAAAATGACCAAATTCTTGTCTTAATTGGACAGCTTTTGGTCGTTTTTCAATTGAACGGCCATGAGCAAAAACACGTCTACGGCCGTCAGATTGACGTTTACGTCGAATACCTTTATCAGGTAAATCTGATAACTTAATTTTAAGCAAACCATGATGAATCCAGTTGTAGATGGTCTTGAAAGCAATGCCCAATACATGAGCAGCCGTTTCTGGTGACCACTTCAAGATACCAATGTGATGGTTCAAAAAAGCTGATATTTCAGGTGTTAGGGTCGGATGGCGACCGTGTTTGTGCCGATTACACTGGGCTAAATGATGAGCCTGTTGTGCATTGTATGGTTTAATTCGATTTAACTCGTAGGTAATAGTTGCAGGAGAACGCTTTAAGAAACGGGCTATTTCTCGAGTTGAATGATTAAGTTTGATCATTGTTTCAATGACAGAACGTTCGTGAGCTGATAAACTAGAAGACATAAGCTGCAGATCCTTTATGGTTGATTTTAGTCAATTACCATTAAAGTCTCTGCAGTTTTTTTATGCAAGGTGTTCGGTTTAATTTTACAATCTGCCTTATATACTAATGAAAAGTTTTCAATAGATTAACAGTAATAGGTGCTGAAGAGTTCCAGCCTCTACTAAAACATATAACCCTAATGAAGCATACACGATTAACTGAACTAAATCGCCTTGTTTATCAAAAAATGCCTTTACGATTGGTACGTTTACCAACTTATATGCTGCCACAATCACAGCCGTCAAGATAATAATAAACAGGACTAAAATGATCGGTAAGACTTGAAAATTTAGCATCGTGAAATATGGTATATATAGTGCCATGTTATCGGCGCCACAAGCAGAAAAAGTGATTACCAACACGTTCCAAAGAATAGCGTCTGGTTTAATTATCTTTAATTTTTCTTCTATCTCTTCCACTTCGTCTTCCTTACTAAAATACCCCTTTACTCCGATTATGATCGGAATAATACCCAACAATCCAAGAAGCTATTCTTCCGGAACTTGCTGGAATACAAGCGCAATAATAATTGAAGTAAGTACCAGTAATCCATTTCCTAAGTACGCGCCTAAAACAACTAATTTCGTATCTTGTTTTGTACTATATTTTCCAAAGAGCAAGAGTAGAACAACAAAATAATCCGTAGTTGTCCCTATATAAGAAAAAATTGCGGTCAATACATCTTTCAACATAAGAGTCTCCTAATTAATACATGAATTTATTTTCATGTATAGATAGTAACATACTTACTGGATTTTACAAATTTTTATTATGCTATCAAAAAAAGAAACCATAAAATTTGGTTTCTTTTTTTGATAGCATCATTCACGCATATGTCCCCACCACTTGGGCAGTAATTCTTTCAAGGTCACAGACTCTCTATTGTCATAATCTACCATAATTTCAGTATTTGCGTTTTCTGAAGAAAGTTGCATTAAAAATTCACGGCAAACGCCACATGGCATACCCGTAATACCGACTGGAGCCTCATCTCTAAAAGCAATTAGTCTCTTTATTTTAGTTTGATCGCTATTTAAATACATATTCAACGCAGCTGTTCTCTCGGCACAAAGGTTCATCGTTCCATAAGCCTTCAATACAAAATCCAGTATATATATCGCCATTTTCTGCCTCCAAGGCACTAACAACATGATGCGCATAAATAAATTCATTCACTTCTGTCGGACGATACTGTTTTTTAGCAGCTTCATATAGCTTTTGCCAAATGTCCATTTTATCATACCACTTAACATTACTGAGGATATTATAACACATGCCAAAGAATTGAATTAAAGTCACACATATACTCATATGATAAATATGTGCTGCCTTCAAATTCGCAAAATCTTTTGTTTTAGTAATTCACTCGTTTGAGTAATGATATAATGGTCTAAATAAATAACGAAATTCAGGTCATAAAATAAATAACTGTGAAATATGCCGAAGAATAAAAATGATTGAAGAAGGCACTAATCCCTACTTTGTTGCTGAACTAGAAACAGGGTATATTGTTATTGGTGATCATCAATATTTTGAAGGATATACTTTGTTTTTGTCTAAAAAACACGTAACCGAGCTACATCATTTACAAACAGATTTCAAGCACAAATTTTTGGAAGAAATGTGTCTCGTTAACGAAGCCGTTGCGTTAGCTTTTGACGCTGAAAAAATGAATTGTGAACTACTTGGTAACGGCGACGCACACGTCCATTGGCACTTATTCCCTAGACACAAAAATGATACGCCAACACCTGGGCCAGTTTGGTGGTTAAACAGGAAAATCATGTTCAACGAAAACAACTGCCCAACACAAGAAAAACTTACGCAACTAAGAAACAAGCTATCTAGGGAATTAAAAAAATTACAAAAAATTAGTTCTTCGTAAAATGATATAAAAAAATTTCGACTTTGCTTAAATAGCAAGTTTATACAATACCTTCTTTTTAGAACATGTTTTAATAATACACATGGAAAATTTTGCAAAGAAGGAAAAATTAAAAATGAAAATGAAGTGTGTTGTAATAGTCGATCCTGAACTGCCAATTGGTCTTGTTGCCAATACAGCAAGCATATTAGGTTGTTCATTAGGGAAAGCGCATCCTGAAATCAACGGAGAAGATACTTTTGATAAAAATGATCAATTTTACCCTGGTATTGTTAATATCCCGATTCCTATTTTAAAAGCTGATTCAAATAAAATTAACGAAATTCACCGTCAAGCAAACCAGTATGAAGGAATTGAGGTTATTTCGTTTGTGGACGTAGCACAACGAGTCAATAATTATGAAGAATATAAAGCAAAGCTCAAGCAGAGTACAGATGCGGATCTTAACTTTTTGGGAATTTGTTTATATGGCAGTGAAAAGAAAGTCAATCATTTTAGCGGCAGCTTACCAATGTTAAGATAATTGTAATTGATATTTTTTTGGTGAAACACCGTGATACTGCTTGAAAAGTTTGTCAAAATGACTTTCATCAAAAAAACCATTTTGATGAGCAATTTCCGACATCGACAAATTTGTATTATCTAACAAGTCCTTCACAGCTCTATTCATACGATAATTCATCAAATATTTTGCTGGTGAGATATGAAAAGCTTCTTTGAACAAACGGGTAAAGTAATACTTACTCAATCCTGATATGTTAGCTAGTGTCTCAACATTACATTCACTATGAAAATTATTAGAAATGTAATGTTGAACACTTTCGAATCGTCTAGTCTCCATATTTTCTGCTGAATTCGCGGTCCGAAAAGATGATATTTTTTCATTATCGAGTACATTAATAATTTTCGTCAATATATCCGTAGGAGACGGTTCATATATAGCAGAATCCACAATCATTTTAACCTGCTGCATTTGTCTGCTAGTTAA
The Leuconostoc suionicum genome window above contains:
- a CDS encoding AraC family transcriptional regulator; this translates as MTINYSRSLVNQSLIIKRCAHEIQTARYQYHDFLSIGIVEGGSCIANVDKVRHIKKNTLVIIPSQLVHWCQPMDIVNWRYTMLYIESNALEYQFNQPMTIKLTSRQMQQVKMIVDSAIYEPSPTDILTKIINVLDNEKISSFRTANSAENMETRRFESVQHYISNNFHSECNVETLANISGLSKYYFTRLFKEAFHISPAKYLMNYRMNRAVKDLLDNTNLSMSEIAHQNGFFDESHFDKLFKQYHGVSPKKYQLQLS
- a CDS encoding IS30 family transposase; protein product: MSSSLSAHERSVIETMIKLNHSTREIARFLKRSPATITYELNRIKPYNAQQAHHLAQCNRHKHGRHPTLTPEISAFLNHHIGILKWSPETAAHVLGIAFKTIYNWIHHGLLKIKLSDLPDKGIRRKRQSDGRRRVFAHGRSIEKRPKAVQLRQEFGHFEVDTMQSGKTRGDVLVTITERLSRQHIMRHVSGRNSQAVTPAIIRFFKGIKNAKSITVDHGREFAKYDEIEEQLGIPMYFAHPYSPEERGSNEVLNRYVRRFIPKERKIETISQKELDQINHWINARPMKTLNWQSPRKVFQKHAVFG
- a CDS encoding HIT family protein — protein: MIEEGTNPYFVAELETGYIVIGDHQYFEGYTLFLSKKHVTELHHLQTDFKHKFLEEMCLVNEAVALAFDAEKMNCELLGNGDAHVHWHLFPRHKNDTPTPGPVWWLNRKIMFNENNCPTQEKLTQLRNKLSRELKKLQKISSS
- a CDS encoding DUF2000 domain-containing protein, with translation MENFAKKEKLKMKMKCVVIVDPELPIGLVANTASILGCSLGKAHPEINGEDTFDKNDQFYPGIVNIPIPILKADSNKINEIHRQANQYEGIEVISFVDVAQRVNNYEEYKAKLKQSTDADLNFLGICLYGSEKKVNHFSGSLPMLR